One window from the genome of Nitrosospira multiformis encodes:
- a CDS encoding tetratricopeptide repeat protein: MHVSTHNGALYLSVFLLGWIAAFRLFAADGIAQEAARDTPSVDTSIDVQTLCEKYQIGHEQCETLINGSPVMAANQNGWSKLQRGQFEEALKDFSVALQINPDYEKARVNRATTLTHLKRFEEALRDIDYILQKDPLSFAGLQNQCIIFDKWNRAHEALTACNKAISVYPKNAIAYNNRGWVRWGSGAPELALADFKKALSLNPQYDQARANLQRVLHEIADQDLVQREMELELASHPHEAAHMLALAQYLVRRNKDLPQAQQLTTRAVAISPSVGTLMLAALANARAGDRQRVREHLRQMRDLLGRADFEKLANAQSRRGFKMSQNTSVEPASVLVPKARATYLSDTDRVACFLETMQKNERIRIVWPTEEDLRGRGLDPKMPEIVEAMAVELPTRYENPIASKILNSLFSQIKETPTVKAISQQKAATVLLGTFDNTELSAEILRVPELSAETQFKCGSSYVTSSAFDHRIITVNWRLFSFAHEITKIVFPTVIGAGASKASNKFARAIRDEPDLPSVFLQALTEFLMIARRQESVAIDPEVMHLLEANLTGMEVFAVAHEYAHILRNHSTIGATDARTLRESWGQELEADFIAMDILFDVANSDSREKSVRTPTVFGALFFLRTLEMLEQATQLNRGGQTVDLSEDDFKETLRIVSDYLVPGEAGGDPSKFEQKLAERYGEHPPLWLRRYFVEQFTHRYLKSLTFSSAEEKNNASASVHALENLWLLFERVKPDLALGPATQMVQDEVNLIVKGETK; the protein is encoded by the coding sequence ATGCACGTGAGTACGCACAACGGGGCACTTTATCTGTCCGTCTTCCTGCTCGGATGGATTGCAGCATTCCGACTGTTTGCCGCTGATGGCATTGCTCAAGAGGCGGCTCGTGACACGCCGTCGGTTGATACGTCAATTGACGTTCAAACGCTCTGCGAGAAATATCAGATCGGGCATGAGCAATGTGAGACGCTCATAAACGGGTCGCCTGTGATGGCAGCCAATCAGAACGGCTGGTCTAAACTTCAAAGGGGACAATTCGAGGAAGCACTCAAAGATTTTTCCGTTGCCCTGCAGATCAATCCGGACTACGAGAAAGCACGCGTAAATAGGGCAACCACGCTCACCCACCTAAAGCGTTTCGAGGAAGCACTGCGCGATATTGATTACATCTTACAAAAAGATCCCCTTAGTTTTGCAGGCTTGCAGAATCAGTGCATTATTTTCGACAAGTGGAATAGAGCGCATGAGGCGCTTACTGCCTGTAATAAAGCGATATCCGTTTACCCTAAGAATGCCATTGCCTACAACAATCGTGGCTGGGTACGGTGGGGCTCTGGGGCACCAGAATTGGCTTTAGCAGACTTCAAGAAAGCTCTTTCATTAAATCCTCAGTATGACCAAGCAAGGGCGAATCTCCAGAGAGTCTTACACGAGATTGCTGACCAAGACTTAGTTCAACGTGAGATGGAACTGGAGTTGGCGTCCCACCCTCACGAGGCGGCCCATATGCTGGCGCTAGCTCAATATCTCGTCCGCCGCAACAAAGATTTGCCGCAGGCTCAGCAATTAACTACGCGAGCCGTGGCAATCTCCCCATCAGTAGGCACCCTCATGTTGGCCGCACTTGCAAATGCGAGAGCTGGAGATCGCCAACGTGTCCGAGAACATCTCCGACAAATGCGCGACCTCCTCGGAAGGGCTGATTTCGAGAAATTAGCTAATGCTCAATCAAGACGCGGCTTTAAAATGTCCCAAAATACCTCTGTCGAACCAGCATCTGTGCTTGTGCCAAAAGCGCGAGCGACATACCTCTCTGATACTGATCGAGTGGCATGCTTTCTGGAAACCATGCAAAAGAACGAACGGATCCGGATAGTTTGGCCGACTGAAGAAGACTTACGAGGACGAGGCTTAGATCCAAAGATGCCGGAAATTGTAGAAGCAATGGCGGTTGAATTGCCCACGAGGTACGAAAATCCAATCGCATCAAAGATTTTGAATAGCTTGTTTAGTCAAATTAAAGAGACACCAACTGTCAAAGCAATATCTCAGCAAAAAGCGGCAACAGTTCTACTCGGCACGTTTGATAATACTGAGCTTAGCGCTGAAATTCTCCGGGTGCCTGAGCTTAGCGCTGAAACTCAGTTCAAGTGCGGTTCTAGCTACGTCACTTCTTCGGCCTTTGATCATCGTATCATTACAGTAAACTGGCGTCTGTTTTCATTCGCGCACGAAATAACAAAGATTGTCTTTCCAACGGTCATCGGCGCTGGTGCGAGTAAGGCATCAAATAAGTTCGCTAGGGCAATTCGGGATGAACCGGATTTGCCATCTGTATTTTTGCAGGCCTTGACTGAGTTTCTGATGATAGCGCGACGGCAGGAGAGCGTCGCGATTGACCCAGAGGTGATGCATCTCCTTGAAGCGAACCTGACTGGCATGGAAGTATTTGCAGTGGCACACGAATACGCGCACATCCTACGTAACCATTCGACCATCGGAGCGACCGACGCGCGTACTTTACGGGAATCGTGGGGGCAAGAGCTCGAGGCTGATTTCATCGCCATGGATATCTTATTTGACGTAGCGAATTCAGATTCAAGAGAGAAGAGCGTCCGCACGCCTACCGTTTTTGGCGCGTTGTTTTTTTTGCGCACATTGGAAATGCTGGAGCAAGCGACTCAGCTCAATCGAGGCGGTCAAACGGTTGACTTAAGCGAGGACGATTTTAAGGAGACGTTGCGCATCGTCAGTGATTACTTGGTCCCTGGCGAGGCGGGGGGCGATCCGAGCAAATTCGAGCAAAAGCTTGCAGAGCGTTATGGTGAACATCCCCCACTATGGCTGCGACGCTACTTTGTCGAGCAGTTTACACACAGGTATCTCAAATCACTCACCTTTTCATCAGCCGAAGAGAAGAATAACGCCTCTGCGAGCGTTCATGCCTTGGAAAATTTGTGGCTCCTATTCGAGCGCGTCAAGCCGGATCTAGCACTCGGGCCCGCGACTCAGATGGTGCAGGATGAAGTCAATTTGATCGTGAAGGGAGAAACAAAATGA
- the prfB gene encoding peptide chain release factor 2 (programmed frameshift) yields MEAEQLNALSYQLADLDNRAIELRRYLDFDTKQTRLNELTRLTEDPAIWDDNKRAQELGREKKMLEDVVITLETVGRQLHDARDLFQMAREEDDDATLRSIDSDIVQLEKIVAEMEFRRMFSNPMDPNNCFVDIQAGSGGTEAQDWTAMLERMYLRFCERRGYSVEVMEESPGEVAGIKSASIKISGDYAYGYLRTETGVHRLVRKSPFDSGNRRHTSFASVFVYPEVDETIEIEINPADLRVDTFRASGAGGQHINKTDSAIRITHNPTGIVVQCQSGRSQHRNRADAMAMLKSRLYEAELRKRNDEKQAIEDSKTDIGWGHQIRSYVLDQSRIKDLRTSIETGNTQAVLDGGLDDFIEASLKQGV; encoded by the exons ATGGAAGCGGAACAACTTAACGCCCTCTCCTATCAACTCGCCGATCTCGACAACCGGGCGATAGAATTACGGAGGTATCTT GACTTCGATACCAAGCAAACACGTCTGAACGAACTTACCCGGCTGACGGAAGATCCCGCCATCTGGGATGACAATAAACGTGCCCAGGAATTGGGTCGCGAAAAAAAAATGCTGGAAGACGTTGTCATCACCCTGGAAACAGTCGGGCGACAACTGCATGATGCGCGAGACTTGTTCCAGATGGCAAGAGAGGAAGATGACGATGCCACGCTGCGGAGCATCGACAGCGATATCGTGCAACTGGAAAAGATCGTGGCGGAAATGGAATTCCGCCGCATGTTTTCCAATCCGATGGACCCTAATAATTGCTTCGTGGACATCCAGGCCGGTTCAGGCGGCACTGAAGCACAGGACTGGACAGCGATGCTGGAACGCATGTATCTGCGCTTTTGTGAACGCCGCGGATACAGCGTGGAAGTGATGGAAGAATCGCCCGGTGAAGTTGCGGGCATCAAGAGCGCAAGCATCAAGATATCAGGTGATTATGCCTATGGCTATCTTCGCACCGAGACCGGCGTGCACCGGTTGGTGCGGAAATCCCCGTTCGATTCCGGCAATCGCCGGCATACCTCCTTTGCCAGCGTGTTTGTCTATCCCGAGGTGGATGAAACCATCGAAATAGAAATCAACCCGGCGGACTTGCGCGTCGACACTTTTCGCGCATCCGGCGCGGGAGGTCAGCACATCAATAAAACGGACTCTGCCATTCGCATCACCCACAATCCCACGGGTATCGTGGTGCAATGCCAGAGCGGCCGTTCCCAGCACCGCAATCGCGCAGACGCGATGGCCATGCTGAAATCGCGGCTGTACGAAGCGGAATTGCGTAAACGCAATGACGAAAAGCAAGCGATAGAAGACAGCAAAACCGATATCGGCTGGGGACACCAGATCCGCTCCTACGTACTGGACCAGTCACGCATCAAAGACTTGCGCACCAGCATCGAAACCGGCAATACCCAGGCGGTGCTCGACGGCGGACTGGACGATTTCATCGAAGCAAGTTTAAAGCAAGGCGTATAG
- the lysS gene encoding lysine--tRNA ligase — MATDGISEKGVDESLGRVETETKLVEERRTKLTLLRETGNAFPNDFRREDFSSDLYRQYGEHDNETLEATPRLVTIAGRMVLKRVMGKASFATLQDMSGRIQLYITNDITGAEVHEAFKHYDLGDILGAQGTLFKTRTGELSVRVTTLRLLTKSLRPLPEKFHGLTDQEQKYRQRYLDLITNENTRKVFITRSRIIQSIREFFTADGYLEVETPMMHPIPGGATARPFVTYHNTLDMQLYLRIAPELYLKRLVVGGMEKVFEINRNFRNEGISTRHNPEFTMLEFYEAYRDYTYLMDFTETMLREIATKVLGATNITYQGREIDLAQPFARLTITQAIQKFHPEYTDAQLGDRAFLVSKLRALGITHKTGDGIGGLQLSLFDETTEHLLFEPTFIVDYPAEVSPLARRNDVNPEITDRFELYIAGREIANGFSELNDSEDQAARFQEQASAKEAGDAEAMHYDADYIRALEYGLPPTAGEGIGIDRLVMLFTDSPSIRDVILFPQLRQED, encoded by the coding sequence ATGGCGACGGACGGTATTTCAGAGAAAGGCGTGGATGAATCACTCGGCAGAGTAGAGACGGAGACGAAACTCGTTGAGGAGCGCCGCACTAAGCTGACTTTGCTGCGTGAAACAGGTAACGCCTTTCCCAATGATTTTCGCCGCGAAGATTTCTCATCCGACCTTTATCGGCAATATGGCGAGCACGATAACGAAACGCTGGAAGCAACACCCAGGCTCGTGACCATTGCGGGACGCATGGTATTGAAGCGGGTGATGGGCAAAGCAAGCTTCGCCACACTCCAGGATATGAGTGGGCGCATCCAGCTTTACATCACCAATGATATTACCGGCGCGGAGGTACATGAAGCTTTCAAGCATTATGACCTCGGCGATATACTGGGTGCTCAAGGCACGCTCTTCAAAACCCGGACTGGCGAGCTTTCGGTGCGCGTCACAACTCTGCGCTTGCTGACCAAGTCCTTACGCCCCTTGCCAGAAAAATTTCACGGTCTGACCGACCAGGAACAGAAATACCGCCAGCGTTATCTCGATCTGATCACGAACGAAAATACCCGCAAGGTCTTTATCACGCGATCCAGAATCATCCAGTCCATTCGCGAATTTTTTACAGCGGATGGTTATCTGGAAGTGGAAACACCGATGATGCATCCTATCCCCGGTGGCGCGACGGCACGGCCTTTTGTCACTTACCACAATACGCTGGACATGCAATTGTATCTCCGCATCGCGCCGGAGCTATATTTGAAGCGTCTGGTGGTCGGTGGAATGGAAAAAGTATTTGAGATCAATCGCAATTTCCGTAACGAGGGCATCTCTACCCGGCACAATCCCGAATTCACCATGCTTGAATTTTATGAAGCTTATCGGGATTACACCTATCTGATGGATTTCACGGAAACCATGCTGCGGGAAATAGCGACAAAAGTTTTAGGCGCCACTAATATAACGTATCAGGGACGGGAAATCGATCTGGCACAACCGTTCGCACGCCTTACCATTACCCAGGCAATCCAGAAATTTCACCCGGAATATACCGATGCGCAACTCGGTGATCGCGCATTCCTGGTCAGCAAGTTGCGGGCGCTTGGCATTACTCACAAAACGGGGGATGGTATCGGTGGCCTGCAGCTATCGTTATTTGACGAAACCACCGAGCATTTACTATTCGAGCCAACTTTTATCGTTGATTACCCGGCGGAAGTCTCACCGCTTGCACGGCGCAATGATGTCAATCCTGAGATAACTGACCGGTTCGAGCTCTATATCGCTGGACGCGAAATCGCAAACGGCTTTTCCGAATTGAATGATTCCGAGGATCAGGCAGCACGCTTCCAGGAACAAGCCAGTGCCAAGGAAGCAGGCGATGCCGAAGCAATGCATTACGACGCCGATTACATCCGCGCACTGGAATACGGCCTGCCCCCTACCGCGGGCGAAGGTATCGGCATAGACCGCCTGGTAATGCTGTTCACCGATAGCCCTAGTATTCGAGACGTCATCCTGTTCCCGCAATTGCGGCAGGAAGACTGA
- the hpnA gene encoding hopanoid-associated sugar epimerase — protein MMKSLVTGANGFVGSAVARCLLDAGHEVRCLVRPGSDRRNLHKLPVEISEGDLRSAPSLKRAVTGCDSLFHVAADYRLWVPNPETMYDINVKGTEALILAAAEAGINRMIYTSSVATLGTHQDGTSATEDTPSSLGSMTGHYKRSKFMAEQIVQRITDEHKLPLVIVNPSTPIGPRDIKPTPTGRIVVDTLCGRMPAYVNTGLNVAHADDIAYGHLLAHTHGKSGERYILGGENMTLLQILQAIDEIRGKRTKRFNIPVQMILPAAWLMEKMAMVTNVEPRATVDSLRMAKKMMFYSSEKAVRVLGYRYRPAVEALEDAMTWFQDNGYCDRH, from the coding sequence ATGATGAAATCATTGGTTACAGGCGCAAACGGCTTTGTTGGTTCGGCGGTCGCGCGCTGTTTACTGGACGCCGGCCACGAAGTGCGGTGCCTGGTCAGGCCGGGAAGTGATCGGAGAAATCTTCATAAGTTACCTGTTGAAATTTCCGAAGGTGATTTACGTTCCGCTCCATCGTTGAAGCGCGCGGTTACTGGTTGCGATAGTTTGTTTCATGTTGCCGCGGATTACCGCCTATGGGTGCCGAATCCCGAAACCATGTATGACATCAATGTCAAAGGAACCGAGGCGCTGATACTCGCAGCAGCGGAGGCCGGAATCAATCGCATGATATACACCAGCAGCGTGGCAACGCTGGGAACGCATCAGGATGGGACCTCCGCCACCGAAGACACGCCTTCCAGTCTTGGGTCGATGACCGGGCACTATAAGCGGTCTAAGTTCATGGCGGAACAGATTGTTCAGCGGATTACCGATGAGCATAAGCTGCCGCTGGTTATCGTCAATCCGTCTACGCCGATAGGGCCGCGCGACATCAAACCCACGCCGACAGGACGTATCGTGGTTGACACCTTATGTGGCCGGATGCCGGCGTACGTAAATACCGGTTTGAATGTCGCCCATGCCGATGACATCGCATATGGTCATCTGCTGGCTCATACGCATGGAAAATCGGGGGAGCGCTATATCCTGGGCGGTGAAAATATGACTTTACTGCAAATACTACAGGCAATCGATGAGATTAGAGGCAAGCGGACAAAGCGATTCAATATTCCCGTCCAGATGATTTTACCCGCTGCCTGGCTAATGGAAAAAATGGCAATGGTGACGAATGTTGAGCCGCGTGCGACGGTGGATAGTTTGCGCATGGCAAAGAAAATGATGTTTTACTCCAGCGAAAAAGCTGTACGGGTGCTGGGTTATCGCTATCGCCCCGCGGTGGAGGCGCTTGAAGATGCGATGACCTGGTTTCAGGATAATGGTTATTGTGACAGGCATTGA
- a CDS encoding MutS-related protein: MNDPAISDPCWSQPPVLASGERLAGVRDTRPTDADKGVLDAKTFHATEINQLFDSCNHAVTHAGQSVLYRSLARPATDPALTRKKQEALRELESNSSLREALHHFLKAAASEERSLYQLLYGTFTGGLAIDNSRSGKDEMEFSGYGYHQFADGTGFVVDLVEAMDTLPQPQSPYLRDLFTVIRDFGTSRIYSLMRGPVYPVEGKFKTREEKPRFLPVPRFTPSIIKPLPMLLTLAVLGVALYFFQSMLASFGIAYLGYGILVLAVPVLPVLLLAIAASDRDSVIYPLRKLFKQSPELARALDALGMIDEIVSFHRYSLAFGGKMVLPEIVECERHSLSVTEARNPLLAGTNPDYVPNDILLDDKGRLLVITGPNSGGKTAYCKTVVQIQLLGQIGCYIPAATAQLVLAEHIFYQVPDPGRLDEGMGRFGHELKRTREIFFNSTARSLVVLDELSEGTTFEEKLELSEYVLAGFHKLGASTLLVTHNHELCERLQNKGIGRYLQGEFLPQGPTYRLVPGVSRVSHADRVAAALGFSKEDVEKHLATRPAD; this comes from the coding sequence ATGAACGATCCAGCCATCTCTGATCCCTGCTGGAGTCAGCCGCCTGTCCTTGCCAGCGGGGAGCGGTTGGCGGGCGTGCGCGACACGCGTCCAACAGATGCTGACAAAGGTGTTCTGGATGCAAAGACGTTCCACGCAACCGAAATCAATCAATTATTTGATTCTTGTAATCATGCCGTTACGCATGCCGGACAATCGGTACTTTACCGGTCGCTGGCGCGTCCAGCAACCGACCCTGCGCTAACTCGAAAAAAGCAGGAAGCGTTGCGTGAGCTTGAGTCAAACTCCAGTCTGCGGGAAGCGCTTCATCATTTCTTGAAAGCAGCGGCATCGGAAGAGCGCTCGTTGTATCAATTACTTTACGGTACCTTTACCGGTGGTCTCGCTATCGATAATTCCAGAAGCGGGAAAGATGAAATGGAATTTAGCGGTTACGGTTACCACCAGTTTGCTGATGGTACCGGCTTTGTTGTCGATCTGGTCGAGGCGATGGACACGCTGCCACAGCCGCAAAGTCCATATCTGCGAGACTTGTTTACGGTCATTCGCGACTTCGGGACCTCTCGTATTTACTCCCTGATGCGGGGACCCGTTTATCCTGTAGAAGGAAAGTTCAAGACGCGGGAGGAGAAACCGCGTTTTTTACCCGTTCCGCGCTTCACACCATCGATTATCAAGCCGCTTCCAATGCTGTTAACATTGGCGGTGCTTGGCGTAGCGCTTTATTTCTTCCAGAGTATGCTCGCCAGTTTCGGAATTGCTTATCTGGGATACGGGATACTCGTGCTGGCTGTGCCGGTTCTGCCCGTCCTCCTGCTCGCAATCGCGGCATCCGATCGCGATTCCGTTATCTATCCATTGCGCAAGCTGTTCAAGCAGAGCCCGGAATTGGCGCGCGCACTGGATGCGTTGGGTATGATTGACGAAATCGTATCGTTTCATCGCTACTCGCTTGCCTTTGGCGGAAAGATGGTGCTGCCAGAGATAGTCGAATGCGAGCGGCATTCCCTCAGCGTTACGGAAGCGAGAAATCCGCTACTTGCCGGCACGAATCCGGACTACGTGCCGAACGATATACTGCTTGATGATAAAGGACGGTTGCTGGTTATCACGGGACCTAACAGCGGTGGCAAGACGGCCTATTGTAAAACCGTAGTCCAGATTCAGTTATTGGGCCAGATCGGTTGTTACATCCCCGCAGCTACCGCACAGCTGGTACTCGCGGAGCATATTTTTTACCAGGTGCCGGATCCGGGCCGATTGGATGAAGGGATGGGCCGCTTCGGCCATGAATTGAAGCGTACACGCGAGATATTCTTCAACTCCACGGCGCGCAGTCTCGTTGTACTGGATGAGCTGTCGGAAGGAACAACGTTCGAGGAGAAGTTGGAGCTTTCCGAATATGTCCTTGCAGGCTTTCACAAGCTTGGAGCAAGCACATTACTTGTTACCCATAATCACGAGCTATGCGAGCGCTTGCAGAACAAGGGAATTGGCCGTTACCTGCAGGGTGAATTCTTGCCTCAAGGCCCGACTTATCGTTTGGTTCCAGGTGTGTCCCGGGTCAGCCATGCTGATCGTGTGGCTGCCGCCTTAGGTTTCAGCAAAGAAGATGTGGAGAAGCACCTTGCAACGCGCCCCGCTGACTGA
- a CDS encoding TolC family outer membrane protein, whose protein sequence is MEIYREALEQDAQYSAARAAHQAAQEKLPQGRAGLLPTITLGAVRRRQYIDVSTSTGAGGIVTNPAPVTIDPSSVTLTATQPLYRKENFVIYEQSKIQVAQADSQFIIAAQELILRVAQAYFDILLALINLEVAEAQKKAIGEQLAQAKRNFQVGTVTIVDTHEAQARFDLSLSQEIVARNDLEVRKRALQQIIGRLPDNLVRPNENSANSADLLNLKYANMQDWISVAEQNNLAMKVQQSVYEIAKQEVERAKAGHYPTVDLVALYSDQKGVGGAVTGRPIDLTTKEIGIQLNFPIFQGFAVQSRVREALATQEKVFQDLNNTRRNSVLQVSQQYLNVTNGIAQMKALRQAVTSSQSQVDSTKLGQEVGVRTEVDVLNAQQLHYSARRDLAQARYNFLMSRLRLEAEAGELDEEDLRQINDVLVSKGTLGVSSSNGRDPSSVSHVQ, encoded by the coding sequence ATGGAAATTTATCGTGAGGCGTTGGAACAGGACGCGCAATATAGCGCCGCACGTGCCGCGCATCAGGCGGCCCAGGAGAAATTGCCGCAGGGCCGGGCCGGGCTACTGCCTACCATCACCCTTGGGGCCGTGCGTCGGAGACAGTATATCGATGTAAGCACCTCGACGGGGGCTGGAGGCATCGTGACCAATCCGGCCCCGGTTACCATTGATCCTTCCAGCGTAACGCTTACGGCAACTCAGCCGCTTTATCGGAAGGAAAATTTCGTCATCTATGAACAATCCAAGATTCAGGTTGCGCAAGCGGATTCTCAGTTCATTATTGCAGCCCAGGAGCTGATCCTGCGTGTGGCGCAGGCTTATTTTGACATTCTATTGGCGCTGATAAATCTGGAAGTGGCGGAAGCTCAGAAGAAAGCCATCGGAGAGCAGCTTGCACAGGCCAAGCGTAACTTTCAGGTGGGAACAGTTACCATTGTCGACACCCACGAAGCCCAGGCGCGGTTTGATTTGTCCCTCTCGCAGGAGATTGTCGCCCGGAACGATCTGGAAGTTCGAAAACGCGCACTGCAACAAATTATCGGCCGTTTGCCGGACAACCTGGTGCGTCCAAATGAGAATTCTGCCAATTCTGCCGATCTGCTCAACCTGAAGTATGCAAACATGCAGGATTGGATCAGCGTGGCGGAACAGAATAATCTTGCCATGAAAGTTCAGCAGTCAGTGTATGAAATCGCAAAACAGGAAGTGGAACGAGCCAAGGCAGGACACTATCCGACCGTTGATCTGGTCGCGCTATACAGTGATCAGAAAGGTGTCGGGGGGGCAGTCACCGGCCGGCCAATAGATCTGACAACAAAAGAAATCGGGATTCAGTTGAACTTTCCGATATTCCAGGGTTTTGCAGTGCAATCGCGCGTACGCGAAGCGCTGGCCACTCAGGAGAAGGTATTCCAGGATCTGAACAATACCCGGCGCAACAGTGTGCTTCAAGTAAGTCAGCAGTATCTTAATGTTACCAACGGCATTGCGCAGATGAAAGCATTGCGGCAGGCGGTAACATCCAGTCAAAGCCAGGTGGATTCCACCAAACTCGGGCAGGAAGTAGGTGTGAGAACCGAAGTGGATGTATTGAATGCGCAGCAATTGCACTATTCCGCACGACGGGATCTTGCCCAGGCGCGTTACAATTTTCTTATGTCCAGGCTGAGATTGGAGGCGGAAGCGGGTGAACTGGATGAGGAAGACTTGAGGCAGATAAATGATGTCTTGGTAAGTAAAGGTACTCTCGGTGTCTCCTCTTCCAATGGGCGAGATCCAAGTTCAGTGTCTCATGTTCAATAA
- a CDS encoding protein-L-isoaspartate O-methyltransferase family protein yields MDLEQIRFNMVEQQIRPWDVLDQEVLKLLFELRREEFAPPAYRSLAFVDMEIPLGYGEVMLAPKFEARILQELQVKETDRILEVGSGSGYLSALLAKKGEYVYSVEIVPELKAMAEKNLQAHEIGNVTVELGDAACGWAEHGPYDVIVLTGSTPVLPEAFQQSLKTGGRLFAVVGDAPVMQALLVTCVAQGEKTGSYNTVGLFETCIAPLKNAKQPARFTF; encoded by the coding sequence ATGGATCTCGAACAAATCCGGTTTAATATGGTGGAACAGCAAATTCGCCCCTGGGATGTGCTGGATCAGGAAGTTCTCAAATTATTATTTGAGTTGCGGCGTGAGGAGTTTGCCCCCCCGGCATACCGTTCCCTTGCGTTTGTCGATATGGAAATCCCGCTGGGATACGGTGAAGTGATGCTTGCTCCCAAGTTTGAGGCGCGCATTTTGCAGGAACTCCAGGTTAAAGAGACTGACAGGATTCTGGAGGTCGGCAGCGGCAGCGGCTACCTTTCTGCCTTACTGGCAAAGAAAGGTGAATATGTCTACAGCGTGGAAATCGTGCCGGAACTGAAAGCCATGGCGGAGAAAAATCTTCAGGCTCATGAGATCGGCAATGTGACGGTGGAATTAGGCGATGCAGCCTGTGGCTGGGCCGAGCATGGGCCTTATGACGTTATCGTGCTGACCGGCTCCACGCCGGTTTTGCCGGAGGCGTTTCAGCAAAGCCTCAAAACCGGCGGGCGCTTGTTCGCGGTGGTGGGTGATGCACCGGTGATGCAGGCACTGCTCGTCACTTGTGTAGCGCAGGGAGAGAAAACAGGCTCATACAATACAGTGGGTCTGTTCGAAACCTGTATTGCTCCGCTAAAGAACGCAAAGCAGCCGGCGAGATTCACATTTTGA